CATGCTTTTGATGGTAGCTAGGCAACAGTATGGCAACATGGTAAAATTTAGACATACAGTTACTGATAGACTGAAATGCTTGCTCAATCATCATAACAACTCTAAATAGATAGCCTATGTAGGCCAAGCCAGTATATCAAGTGAAGTGGGTTCTCAATTCCAAACCTGAAATCAGCATACTAGCTCTAGACATCTTAAGAGCTGGGCATGTGATTAAAGAAATGTACCTGGAATATATCATTGGCACACTTCCGACATAGGTTGTGCTGACATGGTAGAATGACCACAGGCTTCGTAAACATTTCCAGGCATATTGGACAGATCAGTTGCTTTTCCAAGTTGTCCATGATAAATCTTCTGATGAATCGAATCTAATTTGACTGTAACAGTGAGCTTGAAATAACAGTCAAATTGACTTAATCAATTCCGCATTGTCAAATCACAATTTCTTGCTTTACGTAACGCATGCTACACGACAAAGCCCCCAACACATTCGCTTCGGTGCAAATTGTGCCTCAAACTCGATATCGCGTGGCCCCAATCTCACAGCGAGCTGGTGTCAGAGCTGTTTTTAGAACCTGTCACGTGAAAGGTTGCCATGTTTACATGCCCATATATGAAACTGATACTACTAGTAACTTGGGGCAAGAGTTTGAGCAGCTGATGACTCCCTGCACGTCGACGCCATGACTAGGCCATGAAACCATAGATGACACAGTTTACAACGTATTTATCAAATAAATTGCCTACAATACCGCTGATAAATATAAACAAATAGGGGGAGGTAATTAATTTGTCGGCTTCTCTCACTGAAGTGAATTGCACGCCATTGTGAGAAATGTAGTTAGCCTACGCTTCTGCATCGGTTTCAATAGACGCATTATCAACATTTGTAAAGCTTCCGTTTTTACTCCTGGTAAGTCTACTAGATGCTGGTAGAGCCTGCTCTAGGCTACTGGAAGCCTTCTACGCTATGTTCAGCTAGCCAGGTAAGGAAAAAAAGATGTTGAATAACTATCCAAACTATCCTTTCGGCCTGTTGTagcctacagtactgtagcttagGCCTGACAGGAAACTCTGAAAGTTGGTTAACGTCTCTAATTTTGACACGGGTAAAATAGGCTACTTTGCCACTACGCCAATAgatgaagatttttttttatcgtaGCCAAATGGGTGCATATGGATACACATGACTTATTTTTAAAAAGAtcattggagaatgcgggcatcgatcccgctacttctcgcatgctaagcgagcgctctaccatttgagctaattcCCCATGTAAGaccgtcaccatggcaacagaaaAAGCGCGCTAAAAGAAACTAGCTCTCAATTAATAAAAAAAGGTCGATATTAACATCTTAAaacaagatatatatataaaatatatgtaTAAGAAACATATAGGCCTATCAGTTGGTCACTATCTAATAGTTGAAATACAGTAAAATAGGCTACTTTGCCTCTACGCCAATAGATAATGATTTTGTTAACGTAGCCTAATGGGTGCATATGGATACACATGAGTTattttaaaaataattattggagaatgcgggcatcgatcccgctacctctcgcatgctaagcgagcgctctaccatttgagctaattcCCCGTGTGAAACTGTAACCATGGTAACACAGAACAAACGAGCTCAAAAGAAAAATGCTCACGATTAATCGaaaacatataggcctattaTATATTAAAATCTTAAAACaagatatatttatatatatatatacgataTTTCTAAGAAATATATCATTTAGTCACTATCTAATAGTTGAAATACAGTAACATAGGCTACTTTGCCTCTACGCCAATAGATAATGATTTTGTTAACGTAGCCTAATGGGTGCATATGGATACACATGAGTTattttaaaaataattattggagaatgcgggcatcgatcccgctacctctcgcatgctaagcgagcgctctaccatttgagctaattcCCCGTGTGAAACTGTAACCATGGTAACACAGAACAAACGAGCTCAAAAGAAAAATGCTCACGATTAATCGaaaacatataggcctattaTATATTAAAATCTTAAAACaagatatatttatatatatataagatatTTCTAAGAAATATATCATTTAGTCACTATCTAATAGtttaaatagccatgtttttgCCACAGGAATGTGgccccttcgatagctcagttggtagagcggaggactgtagagTCTCTTAACTgtaatccttaggtcgctggttcaaatccggctcgaaggagggttttttttttttactcccctTAGAACGTCCTGTTTTTATTGCTCAAGAATATGTGGAAGAAAAGTTCAGAGACAATTTGGTCAATTACAAgtgaaaatacaaaaaatagatATATGTACATGACTGAATGTCTTTATTGCAGAAAAAATATATGACTTTCTAGACATAATAACCTCCAGTTAAGCGACTTTAACAATATTGAATTTGAGTATGTCCAGAAAACTAAATAACTGTCCAGTAACGATTGACACACTTAAATAACGTATTTACAAATATCCTGGAGTTGTAAATGTTATCAGGGCTTATAAGCTGGAGCACATCCATATTCCTGTATTCTTCATGATGTTTGCTCAGGTGTAGGCTCGTCGTCCATCACCAATCAGCTGGGTCTTCTCACTTGCATTGACTGGCTGAGTTATAATGGGGGTGTCAACATCTGGAGAGGAGACAAGCTTTTTATGAAGTGTTGTTTGGGGGGTTTGTCAGTCCACCTCATTCATACATGTACCTTTGGAATTTAACTTAACTCTATTTCTTTGTCAGGAGGAGATGACCAGCATATATCCTGGTTGGTGTTAGATCTCAGTACCCTTCGGATGCCAATACAATGTCTAGTAATGTCTTTATCTCTTGTCAAATGTATGGATCTATTAGCTTCTTATACAGGTGTTGCCTTTTTAAGTCTACAGTGTGCTCTTACAAATATGACACAGGTGCGAAGATGTGCCTGGTTATTATGTGTTAAATCTTAAAACATTGCACCATTTGAGTAGAACACTTTTTTGCTTTGCAATGTCTTGATTCTTCTTGGTTTAGATTAAATAAGTGATCACAAACAACAAATTTGTCACAAGCTAAGTGTTTGGAAAGGAAGTCGAATGCTTACTTAGTGTCAAATTAGTTTGCAGTGATTGCCGGAAACAAAAGCCATTGTTTCCCTTTTATCAAGATATGGCTCAAAATGACTGCCATGGAAACACATTTAGCGAGGTGACGCAGAGACTGTAATTATTAGTTATGTTGATGACTGCAGAAACATGAAAAGACCCTCCCACTGTTAACTGGCACTAGAACAATggatcacatgcaaaacatctGGCTCAAGTATCAACTCCACATATTCAAAATTAAATTGTGTTATTCAATGGTGTTTGCAAGCTGACTTATTGAGATTATGAGTTTATTAAAGAGTTACTGAGACTATGAAGCTGGGAATCTGGAATGTTTCAAGCAGGCTTGTTCACCACACAAGCGTGATGTGGTTCCAGACTCAAGcttctgcgtgtgtgcgtgagactCACCCGTTTCCATGTCTGTGCGTATCTGCTCCTCCAAGTCTTCTGGAGACGCGTAGCTGTCAGGGTCGTCATCTCCCGGCGTGTGCGGTTTACACTTCCCACAGCAACAGTTGAAGCAAcaacacagacagcagcagaAGTAGCAGCCTGTCAGGACACCACACACTGCAAACAACCCCTGAGGACGACCAGATCAAAAACACAGTTAAAAATTCACGCCAAAAACAACCCTCTATAACTGGATGCACAGGGAGGGAGTGTAGTGTACGAGCAAACATGTATGTTATGGGAGTCCGATACATGCTGTATGAATGTGAAATCTTAAAGTTTTtgttgtcaggtgcacagaacaacacaaggtcagacttggcactgaaattcttgggacaagacaacgtaagcaacctggcataacataacatataacaagtactaagaacatagattacatctatgataagctaaaactGCTCAAATTGAAGCCAAGAAATGTAATGGGAAACATGTTAATGATCTTCATgaccgggagtcaggtggctgagcggttagggaatcgggctagcaatctgaaggttgccggtttgattcccggccgtgcaaaatggcgtgtccttgggcaaagcacttcaccctacttgcttcagggggaatgtccctgtaattactgtaattcgctctggataagagcgtctgatgaatgactaaatgtaaaatgtgaatGATCTAGAAAGAGAGATCTACAGACCTTTGCCCACCAACTGGACAGCAGGAAGTACGTGTTGACGTTTTCCTCTCCAAACTGCTGGGCCACGTACAGCCCCAGTGAACCATATTTGTCGTAGATGTTTCTCTTGGTGGCATCAGACAGGACACAGTGGGCGTTATTCAGCTCCTTGAACTTATCTGTGGCATCAGGATTCTCAGGGTTCTTATCCGGGTGATATCTTAACGCAAGTTTTCTGAAGAAAAAAATGATATTAACGGGAATTCGTTTATGAAGAAGTTTAACTTAACTGTAGAGGTGTCACAAAGAGGCAAAAAGGGGGATAGGGGTTTAAGTGAGGCCTGGAAGAGTGAATAGATATGGGTAACTTGACCACGGCTGATTCATGTTTTTCCTAGGGCCCAAATTCCTGTCAACAGCCATccactgtgagtgtgtattaTAGTGATGCTCATACATATGTCAGTGGTAAGGGGATCTCCAGACATAAATCTGCTTGTCATGGATCAAACCAACAGTTCACGGATACTGTAGTATTTAATAAACATATATTTGTAGgttgtttaaaaaacaaattctAGCAATATCTTTTTACATCTTAAGTTCCACCCCAACTTCTAATGTTTGCATAAACATTTTATGATGCCACGAGCATGCATGCTCGTTCATTTTTAATCAAGGCAACCGGCTCGCAAACTGCTGCTATGATTACATATTCATTAACAACAAACAAGTGCTGCTCCAACTCTAACCATCTGAATTGTCCCAAAAGtgaatttaaattacatcaattaAAGAGTACTTATGCAGAGGCATGTGTATGAGTTAGAAAAGGAATTCATTTTTTTAAGCCATAAGGATGTGACTTGTTTTAAGAACCTGCGATGAGAATTGATTGCTGAAAAACTCAAGATTACTGAAAATATGAATGTCAAGGATTCAAAACATCCATACAGCAGGGAATTAGGTTCATGCCCTAAACAACTCTTCAGATATAGATTATGAGAAAAGATAATCGCACTAACAGCATTTACGGCTTAAGAACTCAGTGTGACAACAATATATTCCTAAATATATTACCTGTCACCAAGTAACAATACACAGCATGGCAGCCATATAAAAGCAGCACTATTCTACTCCTACCATCAGGCCCTGTGAGCCTCCATTATAGCTGATCTCCCAGGTAAAGCTGATGCTTCCTGCGGCTGCATTGTGTAGTACAGGAAGTGGTAGTGTGTGCATAGAAAGTAGGGCTTCAGCCATGCAGACAGGGCCATGCAATTCCCAATGGGGGGGTGTGATTTGTTTTCAAGCACTCGTAGGTTGGCAAACAGACACatgtacacgcacgcacacacacacacacacacacacacacacacacacacacacacacacacacacacacacacacacacacacacacacacacacacacacacacacagttaggtaCTTCAGGGTCTGTTGAAAGGAAATAAAGGTAAAAAGCGCAGCAACAGGCACACAGAGCAAACGAGGGAGTCTTTTATAACGCCTGACCTACGCAGAACAAGGGCTGCCATCTGCTCTGCAGTATTAATATTTCAGTTTCGTGGAAGTCATATTGTATTCATGCAGCTGTCAGACAATCATTGGCTGTGATTATAAAAGGACTTGTATCAGTTAGTCTTTCTCCAAAagtattttttcttcttcgGTTTTTTTCTCCCATTACCTCCAAACACAAGTCATTACACAAGATTCTGTTGATGTTGCTACCTTTCAGTGTCTGCTCTGTTCTCTTTCAACCTCTTTCAACAGACAACAGACCTCGGTAACCTCATTCAACAGTCAACAGAAACAAGGTAACCTCTTTCAATCAACAAACACGGACAGTCACTTCATCTCCCCATTAAATAGTCTGTGCGGCTCCTCGTCTCAGTAATGACATTGCACCTGCAACACATGAGCTCAAGTGCATCGCAAATGTCATAGAAAAGGTCACTCCAGCCCTAATTGTCTAAATGTTAGTAATCCGTCAACCAATAGAGATGCTCGTATGGCTGTTAATTCCTTGTGTCGACATCGGCGGTTACACCTCTCATGACACAGTCAATGTTATGCTGCTGTGTCGTATTGTCCATTTGTAGATGTGTTTACTACCTGTAAGACTTTTTGATGTCATCCTGTGAGCAGGTCTTGTCCAGACCCAGAACCAGATAGAGAGCTTCTCCTGAGGTGGAGAGAGTGCGTTGCCTCTGCTCTGACATCTCACTTCACCAGCACCTGTTCAGCACAGGTGGGGAGACATCACCACAAGGACTTCCCTTCGGACCGCAGCCATCCTTTTTGAAAGCTCAACCACTCATAACAGCATGATGCCTAAACATCAGTTGGTCTAATGTTCCACAGCAACATCGGATTGGTACACATCTGTCACACTTGTATCAGGGACCCCATTAGTGACCAAATGCCACTATTGCACCTGTACGAGCACCACTCAGAGTGTGCTCCGAACACATGACGCCATACAGTTCCATGATATGTGGTTGTTAAGCTCCACTGATCTGCCGGTCTACTGTTAGAGCATCATGCCTATTCATTATTTACAGAGATGTTATAAATAACCACGTTGTTTTCTCAGCACAAAGAAGCTACCACTTGTACACACATTTCACCCACTTACTCTATTTCCACTACAAGTCCTGTGCTTTGTCAATATCTGTTAAAACAATGTCTCATATTGAGACCAGAAGTATGAATCTGTCATTCGGTGATTAATTTGACGTTCTCATTGAACAAACAACAcaagaacaaacaaacaaacaaacaaacaaacacacctaaCTGACGGTTCAAAGCAGGTGCTCTGCAGATCTCCTCGCCGTCTTCTGATCCTACCTGTTCCTTTCCCTCGGGTCCAGAGCTCCAGTCCTTTACCCGGTGAGGCTGTCAGGTCAATGGAGTCGGGTATCTACTCTCAGGCCCTCTGGATCAGTGGAAGGCTGAGGGATGAATAAAACATTATGCTTGTCATGACCTCAAGTTTCCCTGGCCCATGGTAATGGTAGATGGTGAACTGGGAGAACTTAGCGATGACAGGGCTAGCTAATGAGTGTTAATTTGCCACTGATATTCTTACTGGGTCTCCAACATGATTGAGTTCTCCAATATGATTCAGTTCTACAATGCCAGACTATTCAGGGCTGTTCATGTCCTGTTGAATCTAAGGGAAGCCTCTGTGGCCTCAATCATTGAATGaatcattctgattctgaatcatTCACTGAGCATGAAAAGGTTTCATTCTGCACAGTGATGTGCTTCAGTGAAAGTATGATTTTCAAGTTGTCCTTGGTCTTTGATAAGGTTCTATATGTTTttgttcagctatcaaaacacATAAAAGAGAATAGAAACAGACAGCACAAGAGTATCCTCTGGTGGCAGACAAGGGTAAGCTTTTCTGTAAAGATGAACGGAAATGTGTACGGTGCAGGATCAGGTGGGATATTGATAATGTGTTAATTCAAATCTATATGTTAGTGATGATGTTTAACTTGGTTACTGTAGTTATTATAATTTTTGTTATTACTATTTATTCAGTCACAGCTAAACATCTATAGCTAAAATTGTACTGTAGTATTGTACTGTTTACCCATAAAACGCCAAACAACCAATTTGATGCCTCTGCTGCCCTCTATAGGGGGCCACCTTGAGGGTGTTTCCTGTAATAGCGGTCTTTCACCGCTAGATGGCTCTGCACACTTGGTAACGTTTACAATCAACAAGACTCGTGATCCAGCTCACATCTGATGGATTCCAACAACACTACAAATCAAGTTATGAACTGTGAGGGTTGCACCTTTTCATTAAATTACAGATTTTTTGGCATCTCAGGTCTGGCTGAGTACTGCAAACATCTACTAAATTGTAATTCAGTAATGTTATTCTTATTATTGTGTATACAAACAGTACAAATTAAACTATTGGGTGATTGTTTTATAGTAAATAAACAGTCGCCTTACAATGTGTGCATTGATAACAGTGTGCTGGTTTGCAAACAGTTAGGCTGACAGCACTATTATCTTTAATCTCAAATAACTTCGGTTTTATAACAGGTAAATCAATTAAGACCCTGGGAGATCCTCAGACCTCATGGAAAGTCTCACAGGGGCCGAGATGGGGGCCAGGACTGCAAGCAGATACCTGTAGCCCCCGAGGGTTTCAGCAGGTATGCCACTCACCTGTTCATCCCCTTCCCTAAAACCCCCCTGGGCCCCAGCTGTGACTGTGGCAGCTAACTATGTCTGTCaagggacatgtgtgtgtgtgtgtgtgatgtttactGATTATGGAAAATATGTGCTTACAAAATGGCTTCCTTAATATGTTttatacacaaacatgcacatatgcaaacaatacacaaacacacacacacacacaggcatcagtAGGAGTGCACGTGTTCACTAATCTACACTTTGGGATACATACCAGAGAGTCGTGTTTCATGGTGGCTTAGAGGAAAGGACTTGGAACAAATAGACTAAATAACAGCAACAACAGCACTGTATTATATTTCACATTGATATTGAGAGACATTTCCCTTTATTCATTTCTGCAATGTAAATTTACAGTACACTACTAACCAAATATAACGCTTCAACGTTATTTCCAAGACTGTCAGGGTGATTTTGTTCTCCCCTGTCATCGGTGTTGTCTTTGCTGAGGACGACTGACTATAGTTTTCGGCTGCAATTTTCCACAATGTTGCCTTGGTTGCCTGGAAAAGACACAGGACCTTGTGGCAGGGGGTGTGATTGTGTGGAATTGCATTGTGAGccatggagggaaggggggggggggggtagaaaggAAGGGGGTGGTACTCTCATTATGACCTCAACTGGCAGTGAGCCTGACTGTTGCCATGGCGCGGCTCACCATTGTCCACCAGATCCCCGgcacgagacaaaaaaaaacttctaATAAAAAAAAGGTTGAAGATGGTTTTGGGAAAATTGCAAGAAATTACATTCTTGGTTCTTGGAAAAGCATTTAAGATGGAAAATGACTAGCCTCTGACTCCCAGGTTGTATAGGATTGATGAATTAGCTAAGCCTTAAGAAAGTAGGTATATTAAAGTGTATTTTTTACTGAGCTGTTTCGTGTCCTGTTTGCTTAAGTGATAatattccctctctcctttgtcCTCACATCTACAATAGTCAACGATAGGCAATTCCAGAATAAATAGCATAACAATAGCAAAACAATAGCTAGTTGATTCATTGTGGGTAGCTGCCAAATAGCCACAAGCAGCCATTTCCAGACAATATTAGGTCCAGCCTGTGGTtcttaagaaagaaaaaaaacgacatCAAGAAACTGTTGCTTTCCAACTTTGTCTCGCGTTATAGAACTGTTTGTAGAGAGTCCCACTGAAGTAGTCTACAACTGGATGACTCATGCAAGGAAGGTAATCACAGGCAATGATGTGGACCGCTGTAGGGCAAACCCCGTTGTGGTGGAATACCCTTGTGGAGGTCCGTGCCGTCGGCAAATGACTGCTCAAATCGGTCTCGGGATCACCCTGAACGTGTAGCCAATAGCGTATCCTTTTACAAACGAATGACATACAACAGTCTAATCTCTATTGGCGTTGTATACGTTGCCTTGCTGCGATTGGATAAGCCTCACAAGGGCGTTTTTTGTGAAAGCTTCAACAGCTCCATCTTTGGCAGGTGGTGTGTATGCCAAGGAGGTTATGGTGTATGCTGAAACTAGACTGTTTAGAAAGATTAGGTAGTGGTAGAGCAATTTACGTGTCTTTTGTTTCACGTTCAGTTGTTTTATTTTTCAGTTATTTCCACCATGTGACAATTTACGTCGGACTAGTGCTTCTGATTGATGAACGTCGGGTTTCCCTCTGAGACACTTTGTTTTAATGACAGCGCTGCATTGAGTGAGTCCGATGCGTGGTGAAGTACTCGTGCTAATAATCCTTTAATTTACacacaaaaaagaaagaatacatGCTACCAGTGACTCTACTAGTTTTAAAACACTGAATGAAAACCACCGAACCACTGTAAAGGCAAGtcgaatatatttttttctagGATTTCTTTCACCTCATTCACCGGTGTCGTGCATCAGTAGATATCCCATTTGAAGTGGTCGCTGGTCGTGCCTTTTGTTTTGATTTGGAGACACACCGGGGAGCCATGCCACGATGAAGAACGTCTGATGAGAGGATTTTTTTCCTGGAAAAGAAAAATGAGGAAGCGATTTTATAAACATACAGAGAATAAACAGGCCTTGTCCTTTGAAGGCCCAGATTTGTgtgaaaaaaggaagaaaaaaagcagCATGGTTGCAATTCGAATAGAATGAGACCAAAGGAGACGCGCGagaagagaaatacagagactATATTAATGACGAGGATTTTGTCAAGTTTAAAGTCAatgagaacaaaataactttacaGGGCAAGCATTGAGGATTTCCTAACACGCAAAAGGACAAATACTCTGCAACAATTCCCCATTGCCTGGCTTTCCATTTAATTCTGCACATTTTAACTCTCTTAACTCATttggtttttttttctttccatttTGAGTTTTGATCTGGATTGAGCTCTGTTTTAGTTCAATGGAAGTATGTTATCAGCTGCCGGTCTTGCCTCTAGACAGGCCGGTTCCCAAACATGTTCTCAGCCGGAGGGGAGCCATCAGTTTCAGCTCCAGCTCGTCTCTCTTCGGCGCCCCTGATCCCAGACAGCTGTCACAGGTATAACTAACCTCACTATTGCACCGGTATCGGTATATATTCAATGATTTCGCATCGCCTATTAGGTAAATGCCGGCGTTGACACAAGTGCTAGTTCTTTAGGCCTTGGCTGTGGAGTGTTTTACAAATTCTCATCAGAAAATATTGCAAGTGGTTCTTTTCCGTTTACCCACCATGCACACGTCACTTTGTGTGAATCTGAAATATCAACGTCAGTTTAAACTCCTAGTCTCTGTTCAATGCAGACAGTGGACTCGCCTGGCGATTAGCAACAGACGAAAGTGTCACCTTCCCTTTAAGCCACCACAACGGCTGTTGTAGACACTTGCGTTGAACTGCTTAgcttacagttttcttgttcgACTGCAACATGTGGCCATGAGGAACTGGAAGCACGATTACTGTGTGCCCTTTTGGTGCTCTGCCTCCACAGGTAGCACGACGTTTAATGATTTAACCAAATTAGAACCCTACTTTGCACTTCGTTGGAAAGTTCGTTTGAAAGCTTTCCTTTTGTTAATAGTGTTTCTATTGGTTGGTCACTGAATAGGAAGTTCCAATAATCCAACTCTGCAACAGTTGACTCATGTCTCAAATGTAGATCTCAAAACCGCTCCCCAATGTTGTCCATATCTTTGTCCATTTAAAATATGAAAAAGGGAATGTGGAGTCAACACTGGATGGTTTCAAACATTGACTTGCACATTCGATCTGGACTGTAGGCTTTCCGCTCCAACCGTAATCATTGAACCCTATCTCAAATGTCTTACCAGACATTGAGA
The sequence above is drawn from the Osmerus eperlanus chromosome 15, fOsmEpe2.1, whole genome shotgun sequence genome and encodes:
- the dnajc5b gene encoding dnaJ homolog subfamily C member 5, whose product is MSEQRQRTLSTSGEALYLVLGLDKTCSQDDIKKSYRKLALRYHPDKNPENPDATDKFKELNNAHCVLSDATKRNIYDKYGSLGLYVAQQFGEENVNTYFLLSSWWAKGLFAVCGVLTGCYFCCCLCCCFNCCCGKCKPHTPGDDDPDSYASPEDLEEQIRTDMETDVDTPIITQPVNASEKTQLIGDGRRAYT